In Mytilus galloprovincialis chromosome 1, xbMytGall1.hap1.1, whole genome shotgun sequence, the following are encoded in one genomic region:
- the LOC143076056 gene encoding inter-alpha-trypsin inhibitor heavy chain H3-like isoform X1: MIGTLVFWTVTSCIILHSKVFAEQLNPRIYYMHIKSDVKFRFATTLVTSKVANSAKTPIEAHFEVTLPDAAFITEFIMEIDGRTYPEEINEKAKAKEKYDTAKKRGQSAGHVSQKPRHTNRFSVDVNIAAEIKVTFNLTYQELLERVYEEYEHIIYVDPGQIVEDFQIDVYLQESRDITNISVPPLRNDIISDANEGKNALAVIDRPTSKSATIHYAPTADDQKQMSDQGISGLFVVEYDVQRKFDAGEVMVVDGYFVHFFAPEGMDPIPKDVLFILDVSSSMSGTKIQQQRDAMDSILQDLHEGDQFNIMEFSTRAKLWQKTLLSANTENKQKARDYARKMKATGWTDINTAMLRGIEFLNSITSEGTSGNRMKLLVFLTDGQASKGEQNRDNILNNIDKKNIKGLPVFSLAFGNDADYEFVKKVAVKKKGVARKIFEDSDASLQIKGFYNEISSSALQNVSFKYLDKSTDVTVNATKMNFDTFFNGKEIVIAGKLSDDNVQVLNLIVTGNGVDGHVELELESDIKSRVPELTKVGDLEKITERIWAYLTIKQLLEKAIGVNNEAEKKKLNDKALEMSLKYKFVTPLTSMVVTKPDERDLGAYEENEDAGLALADTRTDPITAGYSSGGSTSSRTPSGGSSSTSRIAYSKRRGSGGGGGGGGGGSRGGGGGGDPHFMLRINGIESPICFDVDERDGDVIRMLKDPIAGITINAGIIGSTAKKHNGEFKTFVGELVILAPATRIYIKPDDIIFNGAALSWNDESVFEMEGIKIHVNRNELHD, translated from the exons ATGATCGGGACTTTAGTGTTTTGGACAGTTACGAGTTGTATCATTCTACACTCTAAAGTATTCGCCGAACAATTG AATCCTAGAATATATTATATGCACATAAAATCTGATGTAAAATTCCGATTTGCAACAACCTTAGTAACAAGCAAAGTAGCTAACAGTGCGAAGACTCCAATTGAAGCACATTTTGAAGTCACCCTTCCCGATGCAGCTTTTATTACAGAATTCATCAT GGAAATCGATGGACGGACATATCCTGAAGAAATCAACGAAAAAGCGAAAGCGAAAGAGAAATATGATACAGCAAAGAAAAGGGGTCAAAGTGCTGGACATGTGTCACAGAA ACCTAGACATACCAACCGTTTTAGTGTTGATGTAAACATAGCAGCCGAGATTAAAGTGACCTTTAACCTTACTTACCAAGAATTATTAGAGCGTGTATATGAGGAATATGAGCATATAATATATGTAGACCCAGGGCAGATTGTGGAGGATTTCCAAATTGACGTGTATCTTCAGGAGTCAAGAGACATTACTAACATCTCAGTGCCTCCACTCCGAAATGATATTATTTCCGATGCCAATG AAGGGAAAAACGCTTTGGCTGTCATTGACCGACCAACATCGAAGTCTGCCACTATTCATTATGCCCCTACAGCCGATGACCAGAAACAGATGTCTGACCAGGGAATATCAGGCTTGTTTGTTGTCGAGTATGATGTCCAGAGAAAATTTGACGCTGGTGAAGTCATG GTTGTAGATGGGTATTTTGTACATTTCTTTGCGCCAGAAGGTATGGATCCTATACCAAAAGACGTGTTATTTATCTTAGATGTAAGTTCATCTATGTCTGGCACTAAAATCCAACAACAAAGAGATGCCATGGATAGCATATTGCAGGACCTACACGAAGGTGATCAATTCAACATCATGGAGTTCAGTACACGTGCAAAATTGTGGCAGAAGACATTATTGTCAGCTAACACAGAGAACAAACAAAAAGCACGTGATTATGCAAGAAAAATGAAAGCGACTGGAT ggACGGACATTAACACTGCCATGTTAAGAGGAATCGAGTTTCTGAATTCCATAACAAGCGAAGGAACTTCAGGAAATCGTATGAAATTACTTGTTTTTTTAACTGACGGTCAAGCATCAAAAggtgaacaaaatagagataatattCTTAACAATATCGACAAGAAAAATATCAAAGGATTGCCTGTTTTCAGTCTTGCCTTTGGGAACGACGCAGATTATGAATTTGTGAAAAAggttgcagtaaaaaaaaaaggtgttgCTCGCAAGATTTTTGAAGACTCTGACGCATCTTTGCAGATAAAAGGCTTTTACAATGAAATTTCATCATCAGCTTTacaaaatgtttcttttaaataTCTTGACAAAAGTACAGATGTCACTGTAAATGCAACTAAAATGAACTTTGATACGTTTTTCAACGGAAAAGAAATCGTCATTGCTGGAAAATTATCAGACGACAACGTACAAGTGTTGAATCTAATAGTTACTGGCAATGGGGTGGATGGTCACGTAGAACTAGAACTCGAATCAGATATAAAGAGTCGAGTACCGGAATTGACAAAAGTTGGTGACCTTGAAAAAATCACTGAAAGAATATGGGCATATTTAACAATCAAACAACTTCTAGAAAAAGCGATAGGTGTAAACAATGAAGCagaaaagaaaaagttaaatgacAAGGCTTTAGAAATGTCATTGAAG TACAAGTTTGTTACACCTTTGACCTCTATGGTTGTTACAAAACCAGACGAACGAGATCTCGGAGCTTATGAAGAAAACGAAGACGCAGGAC TTGCCCTTGCTGATACTAGAACTGATCCGATAACAGCAGGTTATTCATCAGGAGGTAGCACATCTAGTCGGACACCATCCGGTGGTTCTTCGTCAACGAGTAGGATAGCTTATAGTAAAAGAAGAGGAAGCGGTGGAGGTGGTGGCGGTGGTGGTGGTGGCAGTCGAGGAGGAGGAG GTGGAGGAGATCCACATTTTATGCTGAGGATAAATGGTATAGAATCCCCGATATGCTTTGATGTCGACGAACGTGACGGAGATGTCATCCGGATGTTGAAAGATCCAATCGCAG gTATAACTATTAATGCTGGAATTATTGGATCAACAGCTAAAAAACATAACGGAGAGTTTAAAACATTTGTTGGAGAACTTGTCATCTTGGCCCCTGCAACACGCATTTACATAAAACCAGATGACATTATATTTAATGGAGCTGCATTATCTTGGAATGACGAAAGCGTCTTTGAAATGGAAGGAATAAAAATACACGTGAACAGAAATGAACTTCATGATTGA
- the LOC143076056 gene encoding inter-alpha-trypsin inhibitor heavy chain H3-like isoform X2: MQIGYSETLQNPRIYYMHIKSDVKFRFATTLVTSKVANSAKTPIEAHFEVTLPDAAFITEFIMEIDGRTYPEEINEKAKAKEKYDTAKKRGQSAGHVSQKPRHTNRFSVDVNIAAEIKVTFNLTYQELLERVYEEYEHIIYVDPGQIVEDFQIDVYLQESRDITNISVPPLRNDIISDANEGKNALAVIDRPTSKSATIHYAPTADDQKQMSDQGISGLFVVEYDVQRKFDAGEVMVVDGYFVHFFAPEGMDPIPKDVLFILDVSSSMSGTKIQQQRDAMDSILQDLHEGDQFNIMEFSTRAKLWQKTLLSANTENKQKARDYARKMKATGWTDINTAMLRGIEFLNSITSEGTSGNRMKLLVFLTDGQASKGEQNRDNILNNIDKKNIKGLPVFSLAFGNDADYEFVKKVAVKKKGVARKIFEDSDASLQIKGFYNEISSSALQNVSFKYLDKSTDVTVNATKMNFDTFFNGKEIVIAGKLSDDNVQVLNLIVTGNGVDGHVELELESDIKSRVPELTKVGDLEKITERIWAYLTIKQLLEKAIGVNNEAEKKKLNDKALEMSLKYKFVTPLTSMVVTKPDERDLGAYEENEDAGLALADTRTDPITAGYSSGGSTSSRTPSGGSSSTSRIAYSKRRGSGGGGGGGGGGSRGGGGGGDPHFMLRINGIESPICFDVDERDGDVIRMLKDPIAGITINAGIIGSTAKKHNGEFKTFVGELVILAPATRIYIKPDDIIFNGAALSWNDESVFEMEGIKIHVNRNELHD, from the exons ATGCAAATTGGGTATTCAGAAACACTGCAG AATCCTAGAATATATTATATGCACATAAAATCTGATGTAAAATTCCGATTTGCAACAACCTTAGTAACAAGCAAAGTAGCTAACAGTGCGAAGACTCCAATTGAAGCACATTTTGAAGTCACCCTTCCCGATGCAGCTTTTATTACAGAATTCATCAT GGAAATCGATGGACGGACATATCCTGAAGAAATCAACGAAAAAGCGAAAGCGAAAGAGAAATATGATACAGCAAAGAAAAGGGGTCAAAGTGCTGGACATGTGTCACAGAA ACCTAGACATACCAACCGTTTTAGTGTTGATGTAAACATAGCAGCCGAGATTAAAGTGACCTTTAACCTTACTTACCAAGAATTATTAGAGCGTGTATATGAGGAATATGAGCATATAATATATGTAGACCCAGGGCAGATTGTGGAGGATTTCCAAATTGACGTGTATCTTCAGGAGTCAAGAGACATTACTAACATCTCAGTGCCTCCACTCCGAAATGATATTATTTCCGATGCCAATG AAGGGAAAAACGCTTTGGCTGTCATTGACCGACCAACATCGAAGTCTGCCACTATTCATTATGCCCCTACAGCCGATGACCAGAAACAGATGTCTGACCAGGGAATATCAGGCTTGTTTGTTGTCGAGTATGATGTCCAGAGAAAATTTGACGCTGGTGAAGTCATG GTTGTAGATGGGTATTTTGTACATTTCTTTGCGCCAGAAGGTATGGATCCTATACCAAAAGACGTGTTATTTATCTTAGATGTAAGTTCATCTATGTCTGGCACTAAAATCCAACAACAAAGAGATGCCATGGATAGCATATTGCAGGACCTACACGAAGGTGATCAATTCAACATCATGGAGTTCAGTACACGTGCAAAATTGTGGCAGAAGACATTATTGTCAGCTAACACAGAGAACAAACAAAAAGCACGTGATTATGCAAGAAAAATGAAAGCGACTGGAT ggACGGACATTAACACTGCCATGTTAAGAGGAATCGAGTTTCTGAATTCCATAACAAGCGAAGGAACTTCAGGAAATCGTATGAAATTACTTGTTTTTTTAACTGACGGTCAAGCATCAAAAggtgaacaaaatagagataatattCTTAACAATATCGACAAGAAAAATATCAAAGGATTGCCTGTTTTCAGTCTTGCCTTTGGGAACGACGCAGATTATGAATTTGTGAAAAAggttgcagtaaaaaaaaaaggtgttgCTCGCAAGATTTTTGAAGACTCTGACGCATCTTTGCAGATAAAAGGCTTTTACAATGAAATTTCATCATCAGCTTTacaaaatgtttcttttaaataTCTTGACAAAAGTACAGATGTCACTGTAAATGCAACTAAAATGAACTTTGATACGTTTTTCAACGGAAAAGAAATCGTCATTGCTGGAAAATTATCAGACGACAACGTACAAGTGTTGAATCTAATAGTTACTGGCAATGGGGTGGATGGTCACGTAGAACTAGAACTCGAATCAGATATAAAGAGTCGAGTACCGGAATTGACAAAAGTTGGTGACCTTGAAAAAATCACTGAAAGAATATGGGCATATTTAACAATCAAACAACTTCTAGAAAAAGCGATAGGTGTAAACAATGAAGCagaaaagaaaaagttaaatgacAAGGCTTTAGAAATGTCATTGAAG TACAAGTTTGTTACACCTTTGACCTCTATGGTTGTTACAAAACCAGACGAACGAGATCTCGGAGCTTATGAAGAAAACGAAGACGCAGGAC TTGCCCTTGCTGATACTAGAACTGATCCGATAACAGCAGGTTATTCATCAGGAGGTAGCACATCTAGTCGGACACCATCCGGTGGTTCTTCGTCAACGAGTAGGATAGCTTATAGTAAAAGAAGAGGAAGCGGTGGAGGTGGTGGCGGTGGTGGTGGTGGCAGTCGAGGAGGAGGAG GTGGAGGAGATCCACATTTTATGCTGAGGATAAATGGTATAGAATCCCCGATATGCTTTGATGTCGACGAACGTGACGGAGATGTCATCCGGATGTTGAAAGATCCAATCGCAG gTATAACTATTAATGCTGGAATTATTGGATCAACAGCTAAAAAACATAACGGAGAGTTTAAAACATTTGTTGGAGAACTTGTCATCTTGGCCCCTGCAACACGCATTTACATAAAACCAGATGACATTATATTTAATGGAGCTGCATTATCTTGGAATGACGAAAGCGTCTTTGAAATGGAAGGAATAAAAATACACGTGAACAGAAATGAACTTCATGATTGA